The Flavobacterium jumunjinense genome includes a region encoding these proteins:
- a CDS encoding DUF2911 domain-containing protein produces the protein MKKVFIMALLAFSSLTINAQVETPQASPSSKVEQTVGLTNVSIDYSRPGAKGRTVYGDLVPYGKNWRTGANANTVITFDEDIKVNGQELKRGKYALYTTPKADSWDVIFYSATDNWGLPKTWDESKVALRTTVKPETLNKPVESFTISLNNLSNDSATLDLAWERTMVSVPFTVPTNKVAMNSIEKALAGPSAGDYFSAAQYFYQTENDLNKALTWINNAVSLTPEGKDTPFWYLRLKSLIQAKLGDKKGAIATAKSSLDGAKKAGNGDYEKMNKDSIAEWSK, from the coding sequence ATGAAAAAGGTATTTATTATGGCGTTGTTAGCGTTTTCTTCGCTAACTATTAATGCTCAAGTAGAAACACCGCAAGCAAGTCCATCTTCAAAAGTGGAACAAACTGTAGGTTTAACAAATGTATCGATTGATTATTCTAGACCAGGAGCAAAAGGTAGAACAGTATATGGAGATTTAGTTCCTTATGGTAAGAATTGGAGAACTGGAGCAAATGCAAATACAGTTATTACATTTGATGAAGATATCAAAGTGAATGGTCAAGAATTGAAAAGAGGTAAATATGCTCTTTATACAACTCCAAAGGCAGACTCTTGGGATGTTATTTTTTACTCGGCAACAGATAATTGGGGTTTACCTAAAACATGGGACGAGAGTAAAGTTGCGTTAAGAACAACAGTTAAACCAGAAACTTTAAATAAACCTGTTGAATCTTTTACAATATCATTAAATAATTTATCAAACGATAGTGCAACTCTAGATTTAGCTTGGGAAAGAACAATGGTTTCTGTTCCTTTTACTGTTCCTACGAATAAAGTAGCAATGAACAGCATAGAAAAAGCTTTAGCTGGACCAAGTGCAGGAGATTATTTTTCTGCTGCTCAATATTTTTATCAAACAGAAAATGATTTAAATAAAGCATTAACTTGGATTAATAATGCAGTGAGTTTAACTCCAGAAGGAAAAGATACTCCTTTTTGGTATTTACGTTTGAAGTCTTTAATTCAAGCAAAATTAGGAGATAAAAAAGGAGCAATTGCTACTGCAAAATCATCTTTAGATGGAGCTAAAAAAGCAGGTAATGGTGATTATGAAAAAATGAATAAAGATAGTATTGCTGAATGGTCTAAATAA
- a CDS encoding sodium:solute symporter: MEYLDWIVLSCTLLFIVIYGALKTKGSANVKDYLLDNNETPWFTVGLSVMATQASAITFLSTPGQAYHDGMGFVQFYFGLPLAMIVIAYTFIPIYHKLKVFTAYEYLEQRFDVKTRTLAAILFLIQRGLGTGITIYAPSIILSALLGWNLTMLNIIIGSLVIIYTVTGGTKAVNVTQKHQMFIILLGMFITFFLILDYLPEDLDFSNALHIAGANGKMDILDFSYNPETRYTFWSGITGGFFLMLSYFGTDQSQVGRYLSGKSVKESQMGLIMNGILKVPMQFFILLTGVLVFVFFQFNDTPLHFNPNNVTKVKESNYKENYEDLEEKLAYINEEKQVVNKIYIEQLQHNDFDNPTLRKQMVALSLKEKELRENAKEIIKKVDTASETNDKDYVFLYFILHYLPKGLLGLLLAVIFSAAMSSSASGLNSLAATTAIDIYKRNVEEKSDKHYVYATQWFTLFWGVVAIGFACISSLFENLIQLVNIIGSVFYGTVLGIFLVGFYIKYIKGQAIFIGACLSQLIIFIIYYFTIHIQPNDSEKLSYLWLNFIGVVLTIILSLFFQFLLNNRKKEIIST; this comes from the coding sequence ATGGAATATTTAGATTGGATCGTACTCTCATGTACCCTACTTTTTATAGTTATTTATGGTGCTCTAAAAACAAAAGGAAGCGCTAACGTTAAGGACTATTTACTTGATAATAACGAAACACCTTGGTTTACCGTTGGATTATCGGTAATGGCAACACAAGCAAGTGCTATTACCTTTTTATCAACACCTGGACAAGCCTATCATGATGGAATGGGATTTGTTCAATTCTATTTTGGTTTACCTCTTGCAATGATTGTTATTGCCTATACTTTTATTCCTATATATCATAAATTAAAAGTATTTACAGCCTATGAATACCTAGAGCAACGTTTTGATGTTAAAACAAGAACATTAGCGGCTATATTATTTCTTATTCAAAGAGGTTTAGGAACAGGTATAACTATATATGCACCTTCAATTATTCTCTCTGCATTATTAGGTTGGAATTTAACAATGTTGAATATTATTATCGGTTCACTTGTAATAATTTATACTGTAACTGGAGGAACTAAAGCCGTAAATGTTACTCAAAAGCATCAAATGTTTATCATTCTATTGGGAATGTTTATTACCTTTTTCTTAATCCTTGATTATTTACCCGAAGATTTAGATTTTTCTAACGCCTTGCATATTGCAGGTGCAAATGGTAAAATGGATATTTTAGATTTTTCTTATAATCCAGAAACAAGGTATACCTTTTGGAGTGGAATAACTGGTGGATTTTTCTTAATGTTATCCTATTTTGGAACCGATCAATCGCAAGTTGGACGCTATTTATCTGGAAAATCTGTAAAAGAGAGCCAAATGGGGTTAATCATGAATGGTATTTTAAAGGTTCCAATGCAGTTTTTTATACTTTTAACTGGTGTATTAGTGTTTGTGTTTTTTCAATTTAACGACACTCCTTTACATTTCAATCCAAATAATGTAACAAAAGTAAAAGAATCTAATTATAAAGAGAATTATGAAGATTTAGAAGAAAAATTAGCCTACATCAATGAAGAAAAACAAGTTGTCAATAAAATTTATATTGAACAATTACAACATAATGATTTTGATAATCCAACGCTTCGTAAGCAAATGGTTGCTCTTTCTTTAAAGGAAAAAGAATTGAGAGAAAATGCAAAAGAAATCATTAAAAAAGTAGATACTGCTTCTGAGACCAATGATAAGGATTATGTTTTCTTGTATTTTATATTACATTATTTACCAAAGGGACTATTAGGATTACTTTTGGCTGTAATTTTTAGTGCAGCGATGTCTTCAAGTGCTTCCGGGCTAAATTCTCTTGCGGCAACTACTGCAATAGATATTTATAAACGAAATGTTGAAGAAAAATCAGATAAACATTATGTATATGCAACACAATGGTTCACTCTATTTTGGGGTGTTGTAGCCATTGGTTTTGCTTGTATTAGCTCATTGTTTGAAAACTTAATTCAATTAGTAAACATTATTGGTTCGGTATTTTATGGAACTGTTTTAGGAATATTTTTAGTTGGTTTCTATATTAAATATATTAAAGGACAAGCAATTTTCATTGGTGCATGTTTGAGTCAACTAATTATTTTTATAATTTATTATTTCACAATACACATTCAACCAAATGATAGTGAAAAACTAAGTTATTTGTGGTTGAATTTTATTGGAGTAGTATTAACTATTATCCTATCATTATTCTTTCAATTCCTATTGAATAATAGAAAAAAAGAAATAATAAGCACTTAG
- a CDS encoding PIG-L family deacetylase: MIKKYLLLLFLSSTISYAQAPKKPNAAEIYEAVQKLNFLGKVLYVAAHPDDENTRLITYFSNHYHAETAYLSLTRGDGGQNLIGPELREKLGAIRTQELLAARNIDGGNQFFTRANDFGYSKEPNETFSIWNKEQVLEDVIQVMETFQPDIVINRFNHRTPGTTHGHHTASAMLSLEAYEKLNNKPSRVFFNTSWWFYGSEKAFERADKSNLLSFNANVYYPLKGKSNHEIAALSRSQHKCQGFGSTGSRGSETEFLEILKGSLPNSANLFEGIDTSWNRIKGGEAIGKILNEIEKNFNFTNPSSHIPKLIEAYTLIQNLDNNYWKKSKSKQISKIIEACSGLYLEAITSSENGTKNESISIFFEAINRSNNNIKLLSYNILNQGVQNKSETLSNNETIKFEEKKFIIPNTVEYSNLFWLKEKPTVGMYQVSNKAIRIYPEEKLQFPVVFSIEIEGHKIDFIKNLVFKKNDPEKGETYIPFSVLPEVTSEIVNKVSIFNTNNPKEIQVKLKSNKANSSGIAKLIVDSNWKVEPNEIQFSIERENEEKTITFKIFPPSNESNTDFSVEIQTNTEKHQLECVEIKYDHIPKQTILQPSEGKLVRLDIQTKGKNIGYIIGAGDEVGKYLENIGYTITYINPSEISIENLTNYDAIILGIRAFNTIEELKFKNKDLFQYVENGGNLIVQYNTTSGLLTEEVAPYDLKISRDRVTNENAKVSFVNPKHPVLNTPNKITSKDFENWVQEQGLYYPSKWNRAFTPILSSADSGEKQKEGALLIAKHGKGNYIYTGLSFFRELPVGVSGAYRLLANLISLDK, from the coding sequence ATGATAAAAAAATATTTGCTATTACTATTTCTATCTTCTACTATAAGCTATGCTCAAGCACCGAAAAAGCCAAATGCAGCAGAAATTTATGAAGCCGTTCAGAAACTCAATTTTTTAGGAAAAGTTCTTTATGTAGCTGCACATCCAGATGATGAAAACACACGATTGATCACTTATTTTTCAAACCATTACCACGCGGAAACAGCCTATTTATCATTAACTCGTGGAGATGGTGGACAAAATTTAATTGGACCAGAATTAAGAGAAAAATTAGGAGCAATTAGAACACAAGAACTATTAGCAGCAAGAAATATTGATGGTGGAAACCAATTTTTTACTCGTGCAAATGATTTTGGTTACTCTAAAGAGCCCAATGAAACATTTTCAATTTGGAATAAAGAGCAAGTATTAGAAGATGTTATTCAAGTAATGGAAACATTTCAACCCGATATTGTTATCAATCGTTTTAACCATAGAACACCTGGAACTACTCACGGACATCATACAGCTTCTGCAATGTTAAGTTTAGAAGCCTATGAAAAACTGAATAATAAACCAAGTAGAGTGTTTTTTAATACATCTTGGTGGTTTTATGGAAGTGAAAAAGCTTTTGAAAGAGCAGATAAATCAAATTTATTATCTTTCAATGCAAATGTTTATTACCCTTTAAAAGGAAAAAGTAATCATGAAATTGCTGCTTTAAGTCGTAGTCAGCATAAATGTCAAGGATTTGGTTCAACAGGATCTAGAGGAAGTGAGACAGAATTTTTAGAAATATTAAAAGGTAGTTTACCAAATAGTGCTAATTTATTTGAAGGAATTGATACTTCATGGAATAGAATTAAAGGTGGAGAAGCAATTGGAAAGATTCTAAATGAAATTGAAAAAAACTTTAATTTTACAAATCCATCAAGTCATATTCCAAAATTGATTGAAGCCTATACATTAATTCAAAACTTAGACAATAACTATTGGAAAAAAAGCAAGAGTAAACAAATTTCAAAAATCATTGAAGCCTGTAGCGGTTTATACCTTGAAGCCATTACTTCAAGCGAAAATGGAACAAAAAACGAATCTATAAGTATATTTTTTGAAGCAATTAATAGAAGTAATAACAACATTAAACTTCTTAGTTATAACATTCTAAACCAAGGAGTACAAAATAAATCTGAAACACTTTCAAACAACGAAACAATCAAGTTCGAAGAGAAAAAATTCATTATACCAAATACTGTTGAATATTCTAATCTATTCTGGTTAAAAGAAAAGCCAACAGTTGGAATGTATCAAGTTTCTAATAAAGCCATCCGAATTTATCCTGAAGAAAAATTACAATTTCCTGTGGTTTTTTCTATAGAAATAGAAGGACATAAAATTGATTTTATAAAGAATTTAGTTTTCAAAAAGAATGATCCAGAAAAAGGAGAAACATATATTCCTTTTTCAGTTTTACCAGAAGTAACTTCTGAAATTGTAAATAAAGTATCCATTTTTAATACAAACAATCCGAAAGAAATTCAAGTAAAGCTAAAATCAAATAAAGCCAATAGTTCTGGAATAGCCAAATTAATAGTGGATTCAAATTGGAAAGTTGAACCCAATGAAATTCAGTTTTCAATAGAAAGAGAAAATGAAGAAAAAACAATAACATTTAAAATTTTCCCTCCAAGCAATGAGAGTAATACCGATTTTTCTGTTGAAATTCAGACGAATACAGAAAAACATCAATTGGAATGTGTTGAAATAAAATACGATCATATTCCAAAGCAAACTATTTTACAACCATCAGAAGGTAAATTAGTACGATTAGACATTCAAACAAAAGGTAAAAATATTGGTTATATTATAGGTGCAGGAGATGAAGTTGGAAAATATTTAGAAAATATTGGTTATACAATTACATATATAAATCCGAGTGAAATTTCTATCGAAAACTTGACTAATTATGACGCTATCATTCTAGGTATTAGAGCTTTCAATACTATTGAAGAATTGAAATTTAAAAATAAAGATTTATTTCAATATGTTGAAAATGGCGGAAATCTTATTGTACAATATAATACAACAAGTGGTTTATTAACAGAAGAAGTTGCTCCATATGATTTGAAAATATCAAGAGACAGAGTTACGAATGAAAATGCTAAAGTTTCTTTTGTTAATCCAAAGCATCCTGTTTTAAACACTCCAAACAAAATAACTAGCAAAGACTTTGAGAATTGGGTACAAGAACAAGGCTTATACTATCCTAGCAAATGGAATAGAGCATTCACTCCTATCCTATCATCGGCCGATTCGGGTGAGAAACAAAAAGAAGGTGCATTATTAATTGCAAAACACGGAAAAGGAAATTATATTTATACTGGATTAAGTTTCTTTAGGGAATTACCAGTAGGTGTCTCTGGAGCTTATAGATTGCTAGCCAATTTAATTTCACTTGACAAATAA
- a CDS encoding mechanosensitive ion channel family protein translates to MLKYLENPYLQEEIFTFIVICVLLFLRVFASEIIKKSAKLNESLEHRTNLVIKYVNILLGLLAIFTIIIIWGVKKEQIFLFISSVFAVIGVAAFAQWSLLSNITAGIILFFSYPFKIGDKIKIMDKDFPLEGEIQDIKAFYIILKKTDNELVTYPNNLLMQKGILIIKSTFEDKEFTD, encoded by the coding sequence ATGCTTAAATATTTAGAAAACCCTTATCTACAAGAAGAAATATTTACTTTCATAGTCATTTGTGTACTTCTATTTTTAAGAGTTTTTGCATCAGAAATAATAAAAAAATCTGCGAAACTAAACGAGTCATTAGAACACAGAACAAACCTTGTTATAAAATATGTAAATATACTCCTAGGATTATTAGCAATTTTTACGATTATTATTATTTGGGGTGTAAAAAAAGAGCAAATTTTCCTATTCATTTCTTCCGTTTTCGCTGTTATTGGTGTTGCAGCCTTTGCGCAATGGTCATTATTAAGTAATATAACTGCTGGAATAATTCTATTTTTCTCCTATCCTTTTAAAATTGGAGATAAAATAAAAATTATGGACAAAGACTTTCCACTTGAAGGAGAAATACAAGACATAAAAGCTTTTTACATTATATTAAAAAAAACTGATAACGAACTAGTTACTTATCCTAATAATTTATTAATGCAAAAAGGAATTCTGATTATCAAATCTACTTTTGAAGATAAAGAATTTACAGATTAA
- a CDS encoding Maf family nucleotide pyrophosphatase has product MLKEKLNKYTIILASGSPRRQQFFKEMDVDFTIQLKEIEEIYPKNLKSEEITNYLSELKASAFENLTKNDLLITSDTIVWHEEKALGKPKDYEDAFKMLSSMSGKTHQVITSVSFKTSEKIETIHEVTKVTFKELATSEINYYLDNYKPFDKAGSYGIQEWIGLIAITKIEGSYSNVVGLPVEKVYTKLLSYA; this is encoded by the coding sequence ATGCTTAAAGAAAAATTAAACAAATACACTATTATTTTAGCTTCTGGTTCACCTAGGAGACAACAGTTTTTTAAAGAAATGGATGTTGATTTCACTATTCAATTAAAAGAAATTGAAGAAATTTATCCAAAAAACTTAAAATCTGAAGAGATAACAAACTATTTATCAGAATTAAAGGCAAGTGCTTTTGAAAACCTTACGAAAAATGATCTTTTAATTACAAGTGACACCATTGTTTGGCATGAAGAAAAAGCTCTAGGTAAACCAAAAGATTACGAAGATGCTTTTAAAATGTTATCTTCTATGTCTGGAAAAACACACCAAGTAATAACCTCAGTTTCATTCAAAACTAGTGAAAAAATTGAAACAATACATGAGGTAACGAAAGTAACTTTCAAAGAATTAGCAACTTCTGAAATTAACTATTATTTAGACAATTACAAACCATTTGATAAAGCTGGTTCTTATGGAATACAAGAATGGATTGGTTTAATTGCAATTACAAAAATTGAAGGTTCATATAGTAATGTTGTTGGTCTTCCTGTTGAAAAAGTATATACAAAATTACTTTCTTATGCTTAA
- a CDS encoding geranylgeranylglycerol-phosphate geranylgeranyltransferase, with translation MKYLKLIRFQNLLMLAFMQVLFRYTYLKSATLTNLTPTGNFLSLSNFQFALLVLSTVCIAAAGYVINNIMDQDNDEIAKPKDRIIGKSVSESMGYNIYVALNLIGVGIGFYLSNVVGKKGLFTIFIFVAALLYVYSTYLKRVVIISNITVAFILSFSIIILGVFDLFPATYEGNTAQMKQAFGVLFDYAVFAFIINFLREVIKDIEDTDGDYASGIQTLPVLLGKERTARIISLLTLVPILLLLYYINTNLLDYNYILYYGLLFIVGPLLYFMIKLWSAKTKHDYKHLSLVLKIVLFFGILSIAVITYSIKNA, from the coding sequence ATGAAATACCTAAAACTAATACGTTTTCAAAACCTACTAATGCTTGCTTTTATGCAAGTACTTTTTCGTTATACCTATTTAAAATCGGCTACACTTACCAATTTAACCCCAACAGGTAATTTTTTATCGCTATCAAACTTTCAATTTGCATTGTTAGTGCTTTCGACTGTTTGTATTGCTGCTGCTGGTTATGTTATCAATAATATCATGGATCAAGATAATGATGAAATTGCTAAGCCAAAAGATAGAATTATAGGCAAATCGGTTTCGGAAAGTATGGGCTATAATATTTATGTAGCTCTAAACTTAATAGGTGTCGGAATTGGTTTTTACCTTTCTAATGTTGTTGGAAAAAAAGGACTTTTTACCATCTTTATTTTCGTTGCAGCATTATTATATGTGTATTCAACCTACTTAAAAAGGGTTGTAATAATTAGTAATATAACTGTTGCTTTCATACTATCTTTCAGTATCATTATATTAGGTGTTTTCGATTTATTCCCTGCAACTTATGAAGGAAACACAGCGCAAATGAAACAAGCTTTTGGGGTATTATTTGATTATGCAGTTTTTGCTTTTATAATCAACTTTTTAAGAGAAGTTATTAAAGATATTGAAGATACCGATGGCGATTATGCATCTGGAATTCAAACTTTACCCGTACTTTTAGGAAAAGAGAGAACTGCAAGAATAATTAGTTTATTAACTTTAGTTCCAATTTTATTATTGCTCTATTATATAAACACTAATTTATTAGACTATAACTATATATTATATTATGGACTACTTTTCATTGTTGGTCCACTACTCTACTTCATGATTAAATTATGGAGTGCAAAAACAAAGCATGATTACAAACATTTAAGTTTAGTTTTAAAAATTGTTCTTTTCTTTGGAATACTTTCAATTGCTGTAATTACTTATTCAATCAAAAATGCTTAA
- a CDS encoding KdsC family phosphatase encodes MSKSYKELMNEITTFILDVDGVLTDGTIQVTQTGEMLRNMNIRDGYAMKAAVENGYTVCIISGGSNEGVRVRLRNLGITDIHLGVSDKVETFKEFIDIYTIKPEQVLYMGDDIPDYHVMKLVGLPTCPQNAAPEIKNLSKYISHINGGNGCVRDVIEQVMKVQGKWMEHFDAKYD; translated from the coding sequence ATGTCTAAAAGCTATAAAGAATTAATGAACGAAATTACCACATTCATCCTCGATGTTGATGGTGTACTTACCGACGGAACTATTCAGGTTACTCAAACAGGTGAAATGCTTCGAAATATGAACATTCGCGATGGTTATGCCATGAAAGCAGCTGTAGAAAACGGTTATACCGTTTGTATTATTTCTGGTGGAAGTAATGAAGGGGTTCGTGTTCGTTTGCGTAATTTAGGAATTACTGATATTCATTTAGGCGTTTCGGATAAAGTGGAAACATTCAAAGAATTTATTGACATCTACACTATTAAACCCGAACAAGTGTTATATATGGGTGACGATATTCCGGATTATCATGTAATGAAATTGGTAGGGTTACCAACTTGTCCACAAAATGCGGCTCCAGAAATTAAAAATTTAAGCAAGTATATTTCCCATATTAACGGAGGAAATGGTTGCGTTCGTGATGTGATTGAACAAGTAATGAAAGTACAAGGAAAATGGATGGAACATTTTGATGCTAAATATGATTAA
- a CDS encoding Rossmann-like and DUF2520 domain-containing protein — translation MIKVVIIGSGNVAQHLLKVMLNTEEVTIVQVFARSKESISHLIVENQITSTYNDIKEADVYIISVSDNAIAEVASNLPFKNRLVVHTSGTSELSVLDNKNRKGVFYPLQTFSRSKAVDFSTIPICLETENERDYAILKALADLISKKAYAISSEQRKSLHVAAVFVCNFVNHLYQIGNEICNENKVPFEILQPLIIETANKITQLSPKEAQTGPALRNDTKTIEKHMDFLQESNYKELYKLLTQSIQNV, via the coding sequence ATGATTAAAGTTGTAATTATTGGTAGCGGTAATGTTGCCCAACACCTATTAAAAGTAATGCTTAATACAGAAGAAGTAACTATCGTCCAGGTTTTTGCTCGTTCTAAAGAAAGCATTTCTCATTTAATTGTTGAAAACCAAATTACTTCAACTTATAACGATATTAAAGAAGCAGATGTCTATATTATTTCGGTTTCTGATAATGCCATTGCAGAAGTTGCAAGTAATTTACCTTTTAAAAATCGTTTAGTGGTGCATACATCTGGTACTTCTGAACTTTCCGTTTTAGACAATAAGAATAGAAAAGGTGTTTTTTATCCTTTGCAAACGTTTAGTAGGTCTAAAGCTGTAGATTTTTCAACTATTCCCATTTGTTTAGAAACTGAAAATGAAAGAGATTATGCCATTTTGAAAGCATTGGCCGACCTAATTTCTAAAAAAGCATATGCCATTTCATCCGAACAACGAAAAAGTTTGCATGTTGCTGCCGTTTTTGTGTGTAATTTTGTCAATCATTTGTATCAAATTGGCAATGAAATTTGTAATGAAAACAAAGTGCCTTTTGAAATCTTGCAACCTTTAATTATAGAAACAGCTAACAAAATAACACAACTGTCTCCAAAAGAAGCACAAACTGGACCTGCTTTGAGAAACGATACTAAAACCATAGAAAAACACATGGATTTTCTACAGGAATCAAACTATAAAGAACTCTATAAATTATTAACTCAATCGATACAAAATGTCTAA
- a CDS encoding DUF7619 domain-containing protein encodes MKRIYFLLFVLFGLHIQGQIVNIPDANFKAKLTTLGIDTNNDGNIQVSEAHQVTYLNVSDQNITNLTGINEFINLTFLNCAGNSIITLNLDGLNNLIELNCTNSHIASMSLNGLINLKKITCIANQLITFDASDLISLEELYCDSNELTTLNLNNSKKLKKIYCWGNELESLFLKNGSIETSISIMDNPNLSYICCDDDQVNQLELLTTQNGILNCNVNSYCSFTPGGTFYEITGNSKFDSNNNGCDNLDYNYSNLKFNQTVSNNLVGVYITNQSGNYYIPVQAGSHTITPNLENPNYFTISPTNITVDFPTQTSPFTQDFCVTANGINHDVEVIVLSLVPARPGFDAKYKIIYRNKGNQVENGAITFTYNNAVLDYVSANPVFDSQGTDTFTWNYANLELFETREIEVVFNVNSPMETPAVNNGDQLNFTAQITPMVTDEVLYDNTSAIKQTVVGSYDPNDKTCLEGETVGPDMIGEYVHYLIRFENTGTYPAENVVVKDMIDVSKFDLATLIPLKGSHEFYTRIKDNKVEFIFENINLDFNDATNDGYVAFKIKTKSTLVLGDTFSNDANIYFDYNFPITTNTYTTTIQALSIQDFDFNSKFTLYPNPVQDVLHFNSKENLEIQSVEIYNMLGQIVISVPNSTTSVDVSSLKSGNYFIKVNTEQGISNTKFIKE; translated from the coding sequence ATGAAAAGAATATATTTTTTACTATTTGTTTTGTTCGGATTGCATATACAAGGGCAGATTGTTAATATTCCTGATGCGAATTTTAAAGCGAAGTTAACCACTTTAGGTATTGATACTAATAATGATGGAAATATTCAGGTATCGGAAGCTCATCAAGTTACTTATCTGAATGTGAGTGATCAAAATATTACTAATTTAACGGGTATTAATGAATTTATAAATTTAACATTCCTTAATTGTGCAGGAAATTCAATAATAACATTAAATTTAGATGGATTGAATAATTTAATTGAGTTAAATTGTACGAATAGTCATATTGCATCAATGAGCTTAAATGGATTAATAAATTTAAAAAAAATCACATGTATAGCTAATCAATTAATTACATTTGATGCTTCTGATCTTATTAGTTTAGAGGAATTATATTGTGATTCAAATGAGTTAACTACTTTAAATTTAAATAATTCAAAAAAATTGAAAAAAATATATTGTTGGGGAAATGAGCTAGAGAGTTTATTTTTAAAAAATGGATCAATTGAAACTTCAATTTCAATTATGGATAACCCTAATTTGAGTTATATTTGTTGTGATGATGATCAAGTAAATCAATTAGAACTTCTTACTACTCAAAATGGGATATTAAACTGCAATGTAAATTCTTATTGTTCTTTCACTCCTGGAGGTACTTTTTATGAAATAACAGGGAATTCAAAATTCGATTCTAATAATAATGGGTGTGATAATTTAGATTATAATTATTCAAATTTAAAATTTAATCAAACTGTTTCTAATAATTTAGTTGGTGTTTATATCACAAATCAATCAGGGAATTATTATATTCCAGTTCAAGCAGGTTCTCATACCATAACTCCAAATCTAGAAAACCCAAACTATTTCACTATTTCTCCAACCAATATTACAGTAGATTTTCCAACACAAACAAGTCCTTTTACTCAAGATTTTTGTGTTACTGCAAATGGTATTAATCACGATGTGGAAGTAATTGTTTTATCACTAGTTCCTGCTAGACCTGGCTTTGATGCTAAATATAAAATAATCTACAGAAATAAAGGAAATCAAGTTGAAAACGGAGCGATTACTTTTACTTATAATAATGCTGTTTTAGATTATGTATCAGCCAACCCAGTTTTTGATAGTCAAGGTACAGATACATTCACTTGGAATTATGCTAATTTAGAGCTTTTTGAAACTAGAGAAATTGAAGTGGTTTTCAATGTGAATTCACCAATGGAAACTCCAGCAGTTAATAATGGTGATCAATTGAATTTTACTGCACAAATTACTCCAATGGTTACTGATGAAGTACTTTATGATAATACTTCTGCGATTAAACAAACCGTTGTTGGTTCATATGACCCTAATGATAAAACATGTTTAGAAGGAGAAACTGTTGGTCCAGATATGATAGGCGAGTACGTTCATTATTTAATTCGTTTTGAAAATACAGGAACGTATCCTGCTGAAAATGTTGTGGTAAAAGACATGATTGATGTGTCTAAATTTGATTTAGCTACTTTAATCCCATTAAAAGGAAGTCATGAGTTTTATACTAGGATTAAGGATAATAAAGTAGAATTTATCTTTGAAAACATCAATTTAGACTTCAATGACGCTACAAATGATGGTTATGTGGCTTTCAAAATTAAAACAAAATCGACTTTAGTGCTTGGTGATACTTTTTCTAATGATGCTAATATCTATTTCGATTATAACTTTCCAATTACAACGAATACTTATACAACTACGATTCAAGCTTTAAGTATACAAGACTTCGATTTTAATTCAAAATTTACGTTATATCCAAACCCTGTGCAAGATGTTTTACATTTCAATTCAAAAGAGAATTTAGAAATTCAATCGGTTGAAATTTATAATATGTTAGGACAAATTGTAATTTCTGTTCCTAATAGTACTACTTCGGTAGACGTTTCTAGCTTAAAATCAGGTAATTATTTCATAAAAGTGAATACAGAACAAGGTATTTCAAATACAAAATTTATAAAGGAGTAA